The nucleotide window GGAAATAAAGAAATTATTATTACTGCTTTGGGAAATGATAATGTTGTAACTGGAACGGCAACTATTAATTTAATTGTAAATCCAGTTAATATTAGAAAATATGATAATGCTCTTAAACTAGGTTTTCAAAAAGTTAATCATTCAATTGGCGAGACAATTAACATGATTTTTGCGCAATTACAACAACCAATTAGGAAAGATGGGTATAACATTATAAATCCACGTCAATATTTTGATGTTATTATTTTAACTGAAAATAACCGTGAACTAAGTGCTAATGATATCTTTTTAGTAGAAGGTAAATATTGGTATTATATTAAAGTAACAAGTTTTGGAGCAAGATATTTTGATGGAACAATATCAAATAATTTAATTGTTAAAAAATAGGAAAAAAATAATTTAATTGCCTAAATTTAGGGAAAATGTTAAAATATTTACACAAATTAAAATAAAATAGGGTTAAATACCAAAGGGGGAATAAAATGTTTAAAAATAAGCCAACATATGGAAGTAAATTTCCAGATTTAGAGTTGCTTGATACTGAAGAAGAACGCCGAAAATATGAGGAAGAAGTTAAAGAATTATCTAAACAAGAGCAAAAACGTTTTAGTTATTTGTCGCCAACTCAGCATAATGATTTTTCACAACGACGAATGTTTTGGGATAGTCCACTTGAACGAGTAGGGCGAAGTTTTATTATTTTTGGACAGTTGATAGCAATTGTTTTAGCTTATTTTATTGGTCAAAAAGCAATTTTAGTTGCTTTAAGTAATTATCTTGATCCAAATATTAAAGTTTTTGCTGAGCTTTATGTTAAAGATCTTTTAAGTTATGGCTTCTTATTTCTTAGTTTATTATTTAGTTTATTATATTTTATTCCGATGGCAATGGCTCGAACTGCGGGTGCTATTTATGGATGAGGTATTGCATATATTATGTTAGCAATTTTATATTTTTTATTTGTTGAAATTTTATGTGCAATTTTATTGATTTTAGGAAGTATTAAAGGAAATCCGGCTGAACCAATTAATATTTGATTACTAGTTTTTATTGTTTTGGTTCTAATAATTACTTCCATTTGAATTATTGGAGCATGCCTCTTGATTGTTAAATCAGATGATGTTAAACGAAGAATTAATTTAGAAATTTAGGAGAAAAAAGAAAATGATGACACTTACAGAAAGATTAGAAGAATTAACAAAACAACTACAGCAAAATGTTTATGAAAAAGAAGAAATTTTTAATTTAGCAATGTTAGCAATGCTAAGTGGTGAATCAATTTTTCTTTTAGGAAAACCCGGAATTGCTAAATCATTAGTTTCTCGTCGTTTAAAACATGCTTTTAAAAATGGTACTATTTTTGAATACTTAATGAATCGTTTTTCTACACCAGAAGAAATTTTTGGTCCAATTTCAATTGAAGATTTACAAAAAGGAGTATATAAACGTTTAATTGATAAATATTTACCAACCGCAGAAATTGTATTTTTAGATGAAATTTGAAAAGCAGGACCATCAATTCAAAATACTTTATTAACAATTATTAATGAAAAGATTTTTCGTAATGCTGGAGTAGATATTAAAGTACCAATGAAATTATTAATTTCCGCATCAAATGAATTGCCAGCAGAAGGACAAGGCCTTGAAGCTTTATATGACCGCTTTATTATTCGTTATATTGCCCAAGGTTTAAAAGATGAGGAAAACTTTAATGATATGATTGCTGGGGTAACTGAATTGGATGTAAAAGTTGATGAGGCTTTACAAATTACACATGAAGAATATGATGTGTGACGAAAAGAAATTAATAAGATTAAAATAACATCAGTAACCTTTGATTTCATTTCACGATTTCGAAAAGCAATGTATATTGCTACTGAAGGTGAATATTATATTTCCGATCGTCGTTGAAAGAAGATTGCTCATTTAATGAAAGCTTCAGCATTTTATAATGGTCGTGATACAGTTGACAAAGCTGATTGATTAGTAATTCCATATTGTATTTGAGATGATGAACAACAAGAAGAAGAATATAATGCTATTTTTAATGAATTTTATTTAGATGCTTTAACATATGATGTTCGTGAAAAAAAGAATCGTTTAAGCAAAGAATTAGAAGAATTATCAGCTCAATATGAAGATATTCAAGAAGTTAATAGTCGTAAAAGTGAATATTTAGATGTTTTTGATGGAAAATTACAAGGAACATTTCATCGAATTTTTTGAAAAAATCAACAATATCCAATTTGTTTTATCCGTGTTGAGGATTTCATTGATGCTCGTCATAATAAAACACAACCAACTTTAATTGAATTATATTATGGCGAAGATTTAGATAATATGGCAGATGTTTTACAAACAGAGATTAGTTATGTTAATGATAGTACTTTTAAAATTATTAAAACAAATGAAGAAATTAAAATTGAAATTAAGAATTCAAAAGTGGATAATAATTCAAAACTGGAAAAAAGAATTTTAGCTGTTGAACGGGAAATTGATAGTTTAACAACTGCTTTTCCTGATGAAAAGGAACGATTATTATCTTTAAATTGTCTCTTTTTTAAAGAACGTTTTATGTTAGCAGTTAACAATGCTTTTAGTGATAGTAAATTAAATTTTAATGAAGATGGGTTAGAATTAGAACATTTTTCAATCCCAGAACAAAAAATAAGTAATAATAATTTTGAACAATCAACAAAAAATTAAGTGGATAAAACAAGGGAGGATTTAACATGAATCCATATTTAGAGCAAAAAGCGGGAATTCAATTAGTTAATAAGTTAACAGCATTAAAAAATACGGATTTAGTTAATCCAAAGTTTGCTCTGATGAAAACAACAAATCGTTGATTAAGTGAAATGTTTGATCAAGCTGTTAATAATTTTTATGATCACCAAATTGAAAATGAAATTATGAAAATTAAGTTAGACTCAAATATTGAAAAAGAAATTTATTTGTTTCATTGAATTAAAGTTAATGGTTATGATGGTTTAAAAAAGAATTATGCTTCAACACAAGACTTTTTATTTAAAGTTAATTCACCATTTTATGATCGGCTAAATTATTATCGCTATGAATTTAATAAAAAACAAAATAATAATCCAAATATGTTATTTCGTGATTTTATTGGAATTTGAGAATCAATTTTAATTAAAAGAATTAATGATTATCGTTTTGCAAAAATTGAAGAATTAAGAACAAAGTTTATGCAAGATTTATATAATAAAGTGGAAATATATAATAAAGCTAATAGTTTATTAAAAACAATATGAAACTTTTTTGGTAAAATATGAAATCCAACAGAACTAAAAAAAGGTGTTAATATGTCAGCCATTGATAAGTTTGCAAAATTTTTAGAAACTAATCCAGCAATTATGGAAATTGCAACATTATTAGGACGTTTCCAAGGTGAAAGTAATTTAATTGAACAACGAATTTTAGAAGAAATTGTGATGGATTATGAATGAAAACCAATTGGTTCTTCACCAGAAGAAATTATTGGGGCAACTGAGTCAAAGGATTTAGAACATATGTTCCCAGCCGAATTAGTTTTATTAAAAGATCCAGTTTTAAAATATATTTTTTATAAAAAATATATTGAGGGAAAATTAACAACATTTGAATTTTTATCACAAGATAAAGTTCCTAAAGAACAAATTAAATTACGGACAATTGAAACATATGTTCCCGAAGAAAAAGGACCAATCATTTTATCAATTGATACTTCTTCTTCAATGCGAGGTAGTCCTGAACAAATTGCCAAAGCACTTGCTTTAGCAATTGCAAAAATTGCTTTAGGAGAACATCGTCCTTGCTATATGATTAATTTTTCTAAAAGTTTAGATGTCTATAATTTATCTTCTTTAAAAGATTCACTCCCAAAATTAATTGAATTTTTATCAAAAAGTTTTGCTGGAGATACCGATGTTGAACCAGCTTTAGAACATACCTTAACAGTAATGGATAGTAATGAATATTTTAATGCTGATTTATTATTAATTAGTGACTTTTTAACTTCTGATTTATCACCTCAATTAATAACAAAAATAAATTTATTAAAACAACGTCGGAATCGATTTCATGCTATTGTAATTGGCACAATGGGAGCAGAAAATGTAGAAACAATTTTTAACAATGCTTGAATTTATGACCCACGTGATCCATTTGCTTCAGAACGAATTATTGCCTCGTTAACAGGCCAAATTGTAAAGAAATATGATAAAGTTTCTGGGGCAAAAGCAATTTTAGGACGAATGATAACTGCAAAGGAGATTAGCAAAAATGTTAAGTAAGGATACTTTTAATTATTTGTTAGAAAATCAAAAAAAATTAGATGAGCACATTTTAACAAAATTTAAATTAAATGATGATGAAACATTTGAGAAACGAATTTTAGCTTTCTTAGTTGAATTAGCAGAATTTATTAATGAACAACGTGATTTTAAATATTGAAGTGTTAAACCAGCTTCAACAAAAGATGTTTTATTAGAAGAATATATTGATGGAAT belongs to Spiroplasma melliferum and includes:
- a CDS encoding putative transmembrane protein is translated as MFKNKPTYGSKFPDLELLDTEEERRKYEEEVKELSKQEQKRFSYLSPTQHNDFSQRRMFWDSPLERVGRSFIIFGQLIAIVLAYFIGQKAILVALSNYLDPNIKVFAELYVKDLLSYGFLFLSLLFSLLYFIPMAMARTAGAIYGWGIAYIMLAILYFLFVEILCAILLILGSIKGNPAEPINIWLLVFIVLVLIITSIWIIGACLLIVKSDDVKRRINLEI
- a CDS encoding putative MoxR-like ATPase, which codes for MMTLTERLEELTKQLQQNVYEKEEIFNLAMLAMLSGESIFLLGKPGIAKSLVSRRLKHAFKNGTIFEYLMNRFSTPEEIFGPISIEDLQKGVYKRLIDKYLPTAEIVFLDEIWKAGPSIQNTLLTIINEKIFRNAGVDIKVPMKLLISASNELPAEGQGLEALYDRFIIRYIAQGLKDEENFNDMIAGVTELDVKVDEALQITHEEYDVWRKEINKIKITSVTFDFISRFRKAMYIATEGEYYISDRRWKKIAHLMKASAFYNGRDTVDKADWLVIPYCIWDDEQQEEEYNAIFNEFYLDALTYDVREKKNRLSKELEELSAQYEDIQEVNSRKSEYLDVFDGKLQGTFHRIFWKNQQYPICFIRVEDFIDARHNKTQPTLIELYYGEDLDNMADVLQTEISYVNDSTFKIIKTNEEIKIEIKNSKVDNNSKLEKRILAVEREIDSLTTAFPDEKERLLSLNCLFFKERFMLAVNNAFSDSKLNFNEDGLELEHFSIPEQKISNNNFEQSTKN
- a CDS encoding two-component regulator system yiem receptor component protein is translated as MNPYLEQKAGIQLVNKLTALKNTDLVNPKFALMKTTNRWLSEMFDQAVNNFYDHQIENEIMKIKLDSNIEKEIYLFHWIKVNGYDGLKKNYASTQDFLFKVNSPFYDRLNYYRYEFNKKQNNNPNMLFRDFIGIWESILIKRINDYRFAKIEELRTKFMQDLYNKVEIYNKANSLLKTIWNFFGKIWNPTELKKGVNMSAIDKFAKFLETNPAIMEIATLLGRFQGESNLIEQRILEEIVMDYEWKPIGSSPEEIIGATESKDLEHMFPAELVLLKDPVLKYIFYKKYIEGKLTTFEFLSQDKVPKEQIKLRTIETYVPEEKGPIILSIDTSSSMRGSPEQIAKALALAIAKIALGEHRPCYMINFSKSLDVYNLSSLKDSLPKLIEFLSKSFAGDTDVEPALEHTLTVMDSNEYFNADLLLISDFLTSDLSPQLITKINLLKQRRNRFHAIVIGTMGAENVETIFNNAWIYDPRDPFASERIIASLTGQIVKKYDKVSGAKAILGRMITAKEISKNVK